The following are encoded together in the Lepidochelys kempii isolate rLepKem1 chromosome 7, rLepKem1.hap2, whole genome shotgun sequence genome:
- the LOC140914011 gene encoding uncharacterized protein — translation MSAARAARRGRRKLVLHVDVNNTLAVLDSAAGQGPGAALGGFLGGAAWGAPGPRGEWQWLSDSPSLLPPCPGAVNFCSQYGRDATFPDTAVGRHFRSLHARCLQLLEWQGQPHDVFSVRGEHAKHYHLILPAFFRLLETLHQEGRRFAVIFRTFGTDLPRILHAVHCALEGQHPQFPALRDLSLPVELTAGRIRCSRREVVLSRGPEHISTRDDGRKLYSCFSSLQGLGGFQDHFDWWARNQFSSQGGKPLWIDPYDSSVHHICIDDNIRLDDSNTIICPQVFSERGGSCTRLAPTSELYDVCLVQTNLLEAIADESYFLRCVRRCEENYERYLASAESQLCDTE, via the exons ATGAGCGCGGCGCGCGCTGCCCGGCGGGGCCGCCGGAAGCTGGTGCTGCACGTGGACGTGAACAACACGCTGGCGGTGCTGGACTCGGCCGCGGGCCAGGGCCCCGGCGCGGCGCTGGGCGGCTTCCTGGGCGGCGCGGCCTGGGGCGCGCCCGGCCCGCGGG GTGAGTGGCAGTGGCTGAGCGACTCCCCCTCtttgctgcctccctgccccGGCGCTGTCAATTTCTGTTCTCAGTATGGCCGCGATGCGACGTTCCCTGACACGGCGGTGGGGCGGCATTTCAGAAGTCTGCACGCACGCTGCTTGCAGCTCCTGGAGTGGCAGGGCCAGCCGCACGACGTGTTCTCTGTCAGAGGCGAGCATGCCAAGCACTATCACTTGATCCTGCCTGCCTTCTTCCGTCTCCTGGAGACGCTGCACCAGGAGGGGAGGCGCTTTGCTGTCATCTTCAGGACCTTTGGCACAGACCTCCCCCGCATTCTCCATGCAGTGCACTGTGCCTTGGAggggcagcacccccagttccctgCCCTGCGAGACCTCTCG CTCCCGGTGGAGCTGACTGCGGGCCGAATACGCTGCAGTCGGCGCGAGGTGGTGCTGAGCCGGGGTCCAGAGCACATTTCCACCAGGGACGATGGGAGGAAGCTGTATAGCTGTTTCAGCTCCCTGCAAGGCTTGGGTGGCTTCCAAGACCACTTTGACTG GTGGGCCAGAAATCAGTTCTCCTCCCAGGGTGGGAAGCCCCTTTGGATTGACCCATACGACTCGAGTGTGCACCACATCTGCATCGATGACAACATTCGACTGGACGATTCAAACACCATCATTTGTCCCCAG gtgttttcagagagaggaggcagctgCACCAGGCTGGCTCCCACCTCAGAGCTGTATGATGTCTGCCTGGTGCAGACCAATCTCCTGGAGGCCATTGCTGATGAGAGCTATTTCCTCCGCTGCGTGAGAAGATGCGAGGAGAACTATGAGCGCTACCTGGCCAGTGCCGAGAGCCAGCTGTGTGACACAGAGTGA